The following proteins come from a genomic window of Girardinichthys multiradiatus isolate DD_20200921_A chromosome 8, DD_fGirMul_XY1, whole genome shotgun sequence:
- the LOC124872162 gene encoding programmed cell death 1 ligand 1-like isoform X2: MDWVIVVVLVVVLQVFLQPSLADLFTVKVERTTYSSEYGGNVVMGCKFSSEPAKTHRDLKVIWHLMVTNQHQEVIRIENNLEDIASPKYQGRVKLLTDELKNGWAKLQISDLKISDSGTYQCLVQTAEGNDYKTITLSVRAPYNSVSKKIERTAEGDKVVLTCKSEGYPQSPVVWHDGHLQRHSPNTTATTTPDSLFRVTSQIEVSSSEKNNYTCNFTKDGYSATFHIPDDIRHPPGKNDALITVLCLGLILTAIGLGVVTYRRRKGPRAPRTRICLVDDGEKSMSATPCLHRDKGSGLEDTVITEVENLRSHLKAYYNEFSLTTKTRHHCDSFAAEELPLRLQNNEGLPVRLQGLLPNAGEILLLEGPPRSGKTTVANILLSSWTDAASKFFDASILDLFMYVNCSTVKADLFQDATSQLSLSEKISAEELRTVLSQSNKTLLLLDGYKEGNHCFDETLRRFLSEREACRILVTSCLGDCPVLKQTLKTEGTLKLQIQSAKY; the protein is encoded by the exons ATGGACTGGGTCATTGTTGTAGTTCTTGTTGTAGTTCTGCAAGTTTTCCTGCAGCCATCTCTCGCAG ACTTGTTTACAGTGAAGGTAGAGCGAACTACATATTCGTCGGAGTATGGAGGAAATGTTGTGATGGGCTGCAAGTTTTCTTCCGAACCAGCAAAAACTCATCGTGACCTGAAAGTTATCTGGCACTTGATGGTCACTAATCAACATCAGGAAGTGATACGAATAGAAAACAACTTGGAGGACATTGCATCTCCAAAGTACCAGGGTCGAGTGAAGCTTCTCACTGATGAGCTGAAAAATGGCTGGGCAAAGTTACAG ATATCAGATCTCAAGATTAGTGACTCTGGGACATATCAATGTTTGGTTCAAACAGCAGAAGGGAATGATTATAAAACTATAACTTTGTCAGTTCGAG CACCATATAACTCAGTCTCAAAAAAGATTGAGAGGACAGCAGAGGGGGATAAGGTGGTGTTAACCTGCAAGTCTGAGGGATACCCTCAGTCTCCTGTTGTGTGGCACGATGGGCACCTGCAGAGGCACAGTCCTAACACCACAGCTACAACAACGCCAGACAGTCTTTTTAGAGTCACCAGTCAGATAGAAGTCAGCTCTTCAGAGAAAAACAACTACACATGTAACTTTACAAAAGATGGCTACTCTGCAACGTTTCACATTCCAG ATGATATACGCCATCCTCCTGGGAAAAACGATGCCCTCATTACTGTGTTGTGTTTAGGATTAATATTGACTGCCATTGGTCTTGGAGTGGTCACTTACAGACGTCGCAAAG GTCCCAGAGCTCCCAGAACCAGGATTTGCCTGGTTGATGATGGGGAGAAGTCCATGTCTGCAACTCCCT GTCTACACAGAGATAAAGGAAGTGGTCTTGAAGACACAGTTATTACTGAAG TGGAAAACCTGAGGTCGCATCTGAAAGCCTATTATAACGAATTCTCCctcactacaaagacaagacacCACTGTGATAGTTTTGCTGCGGAGGAGCTGCCTCTCAGGCTGCAAAACAA TGAGGGCCTGCCTGTGAGACTCCAAGGTCTACTTCCGAACGCTGGTGAAATTCTGTTACTTGAGGGACCCCCAAGAAGTGGGAAAACAACCGTAGCCAATATCCTGCTCTCATCTTGGACCGATGCTGCTTCGAAGTTCTTTGACGCCAGCATTTTGGATCTTTTCATGTATGTCAACTGCAGCACGGTGAAGGCTGACTTGTTCCAGGATGCAACATCTCAGCTCTCTCTCAGTGAAAAGATATCAGCAGAGGAGCTGAGGACTGTTCTGTCCCAGTCCAACAAGACTCTACTGCTATTGGATGGATATAAAGAAGGGAACCACTGTTTTGATGAGACTTTGAGGAGGTTTCTAAGTGAAAGAGAAGCTTGTAGAATTTTGGTCACATCCTGTCTGGGTGATTGTCCTGTGCTGAAGCAAACTCTGAAGACAGAAGGGACACTGAAGCTTCAAATACAATCTGCAAAGTACTGA
- the LOC124872162 gene encoding programmed cell death 1 ligand 1-like isoform X1 gives MVSMDWVIVVVLVVVLQVFLQPSLADLFTVKVERTTYSSEYGGNVVMGCKFSSEPAKTHRDLKVIWHLMVTNQHQEVIRIENNLEDIASPKYQGRVKLLTDELKNGWAKLQISDLKISDSGTYQCLVQTAEGNDYKTITLSVRAPYNSVSKKIERTAEGDKVVLTCKSEGYPQSPVVWHDGHLQRHSPNTTATTTPDSLFRVTSQIEVSSSEKNNYTCNFTKDGYSATFHIPDDIRHPPGKNDALITVLCLGLILTAIGLGVVTYRRRKGPRAPRTRICLVDDGEKSMSATPCLHRDKGSGLEDTVITEVENLRSHLKAYYNEFSLTTKTRHHCDSFAAEELPLRLQNNEGLPVRLQGLLPNAGEILLLEGPPRSGKTTVANILLSSWTDAASKFFDASILDLFMYVNCSTVKADLFQDATSQLSLSEKISAEELRTVLSQSNKTLLLLDGYKEGNHCFDETLRRFLSEREACRILVTSCLGDCPVLKQTLKTEGTLKLQIQSAKY, from the exons ATG GTTTCAATGGACTGGGTCATTGTTGTAGTTCTTGTTGTAGTTCTGCAAGTTTTCCTGCAGCCATCTCTCGCAG ACTTGTTTACAGTGAAGGTAGAGCGAACTACATATTCGTCGGAGTATGGAGGAAATGTTGTGATGGGCTGCAAGTTTTCTTCCGAACCAGCAAAAACTCATCGTGACCTGAAAGTTATCTGGCACTTGATGGTCACTAATCAACATCAGGAAGTGATACGAATAGAAAACAACTTGGAGGACATTGCATCTCCAAAGTACCAGGGTCGAGTGAAGCTTCTCACTGATGAGCTGAAAAATGGCTGGGCAAAGTTACAG ATATCAGATCTCAAGATTAGTGACTCTGGGACATATCAATGTTTGGTTCAAACAGCAGAAGGGAATGATTATAAAACTATAACTTTGTCAGTTCGAG CACCATATAACTCAGTCTCAAAAAAGATTGAGAGGACAGCAGAGGGGGATAAGGTGGTGTTAACCTGCAAGTCTGAGGGATACCCTCAGTCTCCTGTTGTGTGGCACGATGGGCACCTGCAGAGGCACAGTCCTAACACCACAGCTACAACAACGCCAGACAGTCTTTTTAGAGTCACCAGTCAGATAGAAGTCAGCTCTTCAGAGAAAAACAACTACACATGTAACTTTACAAAAGATGGCTACTCTGCAACGTTTCACATTCCAG ATGATATACGCCATCCTCCTGGGAAAAACGATGCCCTCATTACTGTGTTGTGTTTAGGATTAATATTGACTGCCATTGGTCTTGGAGTGGTCACTTACAGACGTCGCAAAG GTCCCAGAGCTCCCAGAACCAGGATTTGCCTGGTTGATGATGGGGAGAAGTCCATGTCTGCAACTCCCT GTCTACACAGAGATAAAGGAAGTGGTCTTGAAGACACAGTTATTACTGAAG TGGAAAACCTGAGGTCGCATCTGAAAGCCTATTATAACGAATTCTCCctcactacaaagacaagacacCACTGTGATAGTTTTGCTGCGGAGGAGCTGCCTCTCAGGCTGCAAAACAA TGAGGGCCTGCCTGTGAGACTCCAAGGTCTACTTCCGAACGCTGGTGAAATTCTGTTACTTGAGGGACCCCCAAGAAGTGGGAAAACAACCGTAGCCAATATCCTGCTCTCATCTTGGACCGATGCTGCTTCGAAGTTCTTTGACGCCAGCATTTTGGATCTTTTCATGTATGTCAACTGCAGCACGGTGAAGGCTGACTTGTTCCAGGATGCAACATCTCAGCTCTCTCTCAGTGAAAAGATATCAGCAGAGGAGCTGAGGACTGTTCTGTCCCAGTCCAACAAGACTCTACTGCTATTGGATGGATATAAAGAAGGGAACCACTGTTTTGATGAGACTTTGAGGAGGTTTCTAAGTGAAAGAGAAGCTTGTAGAATTTTGGTCACATCCTGTCTGGGTGATTGTCCTGTGCTGAAGCAAACTCTGAAGACAGAAGGGACACTGAAGCTTCAAATACAATCTGCAAAGTACTGA